The Streptomyces nitrosporeus genome includes a window with the following:
- a CDS encoding DUF3073 family protein produces MGRGRAKAKQAKIAYKLKYEGGPSTDLSQLAEELGASPSIRNAASDDTDTQGDDPDSDQAAIRPRNGLA; encoded by the coding sequence ATGGGGCGCGGCCGTGCCAAAGCCAAGCAGGCGAAGATCGCTTACAAGTTGAAGTACGAGGGTGGCCCCTCGACGGACCTCTCCCAACTGGCCGAAGAACTGGGCGCATCCCCCTCGATCCGGAACGCCGCGTCCGATGACACCGACACCCAGGGCGACGACCCGGACTCGGATCAGGCCGCGATCCGTCCTCGGAACGGGCTTGCGTGA
- the rsgA gene encoding ribosome small subunit-dependent GTPase A gives MSTASHPLHRYGWNDTFAAGFGPYEAEGLRPGRVVRVDRGSCEVVAVEDGQVVSSRADTWPVASADLVNNPCTGDWVALDPDQKAVRALLPRRTAFVRAVSSQRSEGQVLAANIDQLLIVVSLADELDLGRVERFLSLAWASGGQPVVVLTKADLVPDPVTRSHLVEDTERVAPGARVLCVSAASGQGIATLAALVGGADAGCGGTAALLGRSGAGKSTLANALTGADVQRVAVTRDSDGKGRHTTTTRDLLPLPGGGVLIDTPGLRGVGLWEADTGVPRTFPDIEALARECRFHDCAHGVEPGCAVRAAAESGELPLRRLGNYRKLLRENERIAARSDARLDAEMLRSWKQKTTLGRHMRERKRGPQGPPR, from the coding sequence ATGTCCACCGCGTCGCATCCGCTCCACCGGTACGGCTGGAACGATACGTTCGCAGCCGGATTCGGCCCCTACGAAGCCGAGGGCCTCCGCCCCGGCCGGGTCGTGCGGGTCGATCGCGGAAGCTGCGAGGTCGTCGCCGTCGAGGACGGACAGGTCGTCTCCTCGCGGGCGGACACGTGGCCGGTGGCATCCGCCGACCTCGTGAACAATCCCTGCACCGGCGACTGGGTGGCACTCGACCCGGACCAGAAGGCCGTCCGGGCGCTGCTGCCGCGGCGTACCGCTTTCGTCCGGGCGGTCTCCTCGCAGCGGTCCGAGGGCCAGGTGCTGGCCGCCAACATCGACCAGCTGCTCATCGTCGTGTCACTCGCGGACGAACTCGACCTCGGACGCGTCGAACGTTTCCTCTCCCTGGCGTGGGCGAGCGGCGGACAGCCGGTCGTGGTCCTCACCAAGGCCGATCTGGTACCCGATCCGGTGACCCGCTCCCATCTCGTCGAGGACACGGAGCGGGTGGCCCCCGGGGCGCGTGTGCTCTGCGTCAGCGCGGCCTCGGGGCAGGGCATCGCCACCCTCGCGGCCCTGGTCGGCGGCGCAGATGCCGGGTGCGGCGGGACGGCTGCTCTTCTCGGCCGGTCCGGGGCCGGGAAGTCCACTCTCGCCAACGCGCTCACCGGAGCGGATGTGCAGCGGGTCGCTGTCACGCGTGACAGCGACGGCAAGGGGCGGCACACGACGACGACCCGCGATCTCCTGCCGTTGCCGGGGGGCGGGGTTCTGATCGACACGCCGGGACTGCGCGGAGTGGGACTGTGGGAGGCGGACACCGGAGTCCCCCGGACCTTCCCCGATATCGAGGCCCTGGCCCGGGAGTGCCGTTTCCACGACTGCGCGCACGGAGTGGAGCCCGGGTGCGCGGTGCGTGCGGCGGCCGAGAGCGGGGAACTGCCCCTGCGGCGGCTCGGGAACTACCGGAAGCTGCTCCGCGAGAACGAGCGGATCGCCGCCAGGAGTGATGCGCGGCTGGACGCGGAGATGCTACGGAGCTGGAAGCAGAAGACGACGCTGGGCCGTCATATGAGGGAACGCAAGCGCGGCCCGCAGGGCCCGCCGCGCTGA